Proteins from a single region of Thunnus maccoyii chromosome 23, fThuMac1.1, whole genome shotgun sequence:
- the LOC121890976 gene encoding uncharacterized protein LOC121890976, whose product MPVEVNGSRVDIMVDSGATISTVKADEHVCTPTPNFVTTVGVSGVPVVEPLSQRAKITVEGSDVQHSFLISEKSPINLMGRDLLCKLHATIQCTPDGLFLSLPDVKAAHAFQFLKTIADCLYCWSLTDFNMASSFTVSSIQKIAQISPACATQMSAMRPVLQCHCTAAFNPPEVYKQLADVFLNTQEGLECEQCLFVGPQGCAIPIRLSDAQRKLVNDKDSFPYITVAVSPGCDPQQLESMVAQCQALRGAAQTPQTQTITHLGLELYMLSLTEHIQLPQSRFVLQQPPLPTQYGPPSELSEVPSILWAKHKNHVGFVNSAPPHEVTLKPGAKLPMVRQYNLPHKSIAGIEGVIQSLLDQGVLVQITSPCNTPILPIPKANRPDEWRFVQDLQAINSIVVPTAPIVPDTNSILASLPSNSTHYTVIDLSSAFFSIPLHPDSQYLFAFTFKGKQYTWQRLPQGFVESPTVYAAAVKRDLDDLHFPGGSTLLQYADDLLIASPSQEACRTDSILLLQRLAECGHRASLAKLQFCRSEVTYLGHVLKNGQRLLSPERLKLLVNMPPPTTKKQMLSFLGMANYCRHWIFEYAAMDSVLRNATLQSAPPKVQWTEDMNKAFQDLKHALTLAPALGLPDYHQPFHLHVHERDGFATGILVQKHGSHYRPVAYYSSRLTPVVLGMPGCLRAVAAVAIMIEKSSPIVLAHDCVVHVPHAVLHILNTSATQHMTAARRSGYEAIILHSPHITLKRSPPLNPATLLPLIDTDDEHDCITTIDLCTSPRPDLLQTPIPNSDLIFYTDGSASRPSDSTHLAGYAVVNDWGVVEAKALPPGTSAQAAELYALTRACILASGKVATIYTDSRYAFGAAHDFGQLWKMRGFVSSSGKPLQHHTLVNDLLDAILRPSQLAIIKCAAHTNGTDPVSRGNAMADTAAKQAALSSPSLVLQCASTQPTNPIPVPSANDVVTMQNHADDRERSLWLRKGCKVDAESGLWLHPDGRPVCPRALLHVLARVTHGPAHVGRGVMNDVIRSQWFAPGITQVSQTLVDSCMICQQTRKKNSTVKHDHLEPPSGPFVNMQIDFVHMPSSQGFKYLLVITERFSKWVEAFATKKRRCKNSCKVSAKRGNP is encoded by the coding sequence ATGCCTGTTGAAGTAAATGGTAGTAGAGTTGACATTATGGTAGATAGTGGGGCCACAATTTCCACTGTTAAAGCTGATGAGCATGTATGTACACCAACACCTAATTTTGTCACCACCGTGGGTGTTTCCGGCGTTCCTGTTGTTGAGCCACTATCACAGAGAGCTAAAATAACTGTTGAAGGTTCAGATGTGCAACATTCTTTCCTGATTTCTGAGAAAAGTCCAATTAATCTCATGGGACGAGATTTACTTTGCAAGCTACATGCCACCATTCAATGCACACCTGATGGATTGTTTTTAAGCCTACCTGATGTGAAGGCTGCTCatgcatttcagtttttgaaaactATTGctgattgtttgtattgttggtCATTGACTGATTTTAACATGGCTTCCAGTTTCACAGTATCTAGCATTCAAAAAATTGCTCAAATTTCACCAGCATGTGCAACACAGATGTCTGCCATGAGGCCTGTACTACAGTGTCACTGTACAGCAGCATTTAACCCCCCAGAGGTGTACAAACAAttagctgatgtgtttttgaatacACAAGAGGGGTTGGAGTGtgaacaatgtttgtttgttggtccACAGGGATGTGCAATTCCAATTCGGTTATCTGACGCACAGCGCAAATTGGTTAATGATAAAGATTCATTTCCATACATCACTGTAGCTGTCTCTCCTGGCTGTGACCCACAACAGCTTGAAAGCATGGTGGCACAGTGCCAGGCATTGAGAGGAGCTGCGCAGACTCCTCAAACTCAAACAATAACACACTTGGGCCTTGAGCTGTACATGTTATCTTTAACTGAGCACATCCAGCTACCTCAGAGTAGGTTTGTTTTGCAACAACCACCCCTCCCCACACAGTATGGGCCTCCATCAGAGCTTTCAGAGGTTCCATCTATTTTATGGGCTAAACATAAAAACCATGTGGGTTTTGTGAATTCGGCTCCACCTCACGAAGTCACACTCAAACCTGGTGCTAAACTACCAATGGTCAGGCAATACAATTTGCCACACAAGTCAATTGCTGGTATTGAAGGTGTAATTCAGTCTTTACTGGATCAAGGTGTGTTGGTTCAAATAACAAGCCCATGTAACACACCCATTTTACCCATTCCAAAAGCAAACCGCCCAGATGAATGGCGTTTTGTACAAGATTTGCAAGCTATTAATAGCATTGTAGTGCCAACAGCTCCAATTGTGCCAGACACAAATTcgattttagcttcactaccaTCCAACTCAACACACTACACAGTCATTGATTTGAGTTCAGCTTTTTTCTCAATCCCGTTGCATCCAGATAGCCAGTATCTGTTTGCATTCACATTCAAAGGAAAACAGTACACCTGGCAGCGTTTGCCTCAGGGTTTTGTCGAGAGTCCTACAGTTTACGCAGCAGCAGTGAAACGGGACTTGGATGACCTCCACTTTCCAGGGGGCTCCACTCTCCTACAGTATGCAGATGACCTCCTGATAGCTTCACCATCACAGGAAGCTTGTCGAACGGACTCCATCTTGCTCCTACAGAGACTAGCTGAGTGTGGTCATAGAGCATCACTTGCCAAACTGCAATTTTGTCGGTCTGAGGTGACATACTTGGgtcatgttttgaaaaatggacAGCGCCTGTTGTCACCGGAGAGGTTGAAACTGCTGGTTAACATGCCTCCTCCCACAACCAAGAAACAAATGCTCTCGTTCTTGGGGATGGCGAATTATTGCAGACATTGGATCTTTGAGTATGCTGCTATGGACTCTGTTTTGCGAAACGCCACACTGCAATCAGCTCCTCCCAAGGTGCAGTGGACTGAGGACATGAACAAAGCTTTTCAGGACCTGAAACATGCTCTCACCTTGGCTCCGGCATTGGGGCTGCCGGACTATCATCAGCCGTTCCATCTGCATGTACATGAACGAGATGGCTTTGCTACAGGCATTCTCGTGCAAAAACATGGGTCTCATTACCGTCCAGTTGCGTACTACTCCTCTCGACTAACCCCTGTGGTTCTTGGCATGCCAGGTTGCTTAAGAGCGGTGGCCGCCGTTGCCATCATGATTGAGAAATCTTCTCCAATTGTACTGGCTCATGACTGTGTTGTGCACGTTCCACATGCAGTACTTCACATCTTGAACACATCTGCTACCCAACACATGACAGCTGCACGTCGTTCAGGCTATGAAGCAATCATTCTTCATAGTCCACACATCACTTTAAAACGCTCACCTCCATTGAATCCAGCTACTCTCCTTCCATTGATTGACACAGATGATGAGCATGATTGCATCACAACTATTGACCTGTGTACATCCCCAAGGCCAGACTTGTTGCAGACACCAATACCCaattctgatttgattttttacaCTGATGGTTCAGCTAGCAGACCATCTGATAGCACACATCTAGCTGGCTATGCAGTAGTTAACGATTGGGGGGTAGTAGAGGCAAAAGCACTGCCTCCAGGTACCTCTGCTCAAGCAGCAGAACTGTATGCTCTAACTAGAGCGTGTATTCTTGCTTCTGGTAAGGTGGCTACTATTTACACTGACTCAAGATATGCATTTGGCGCTGCTCATGATTTTGGCCAGTTATGGAAGATGAGAGGTTTTGTGTCATCTTCTGGAAAACCACTACAGCATCACACTTTGGTTAATGACCTGTTAGATGCTATTTTGCGCCCATCTCAGCTTGCAATCATCAAATGTGCTGCTCACACGAATGGAACTGATCCTGTTTCACGAGGAAATGCAATGGCTGACACTGCAGCCAAACAAGCGGcactttcctctccctctttggTACTTCAATGTGCCTCCACACAACCTACCAATCCAATTCCAGTTCCTTCCGCTAATGATGTCGTGACAATGCAAAATCACGCTGATGACAGGGAGCGAAGTCTTTGGTTGCGTAAAGGTTGTAAAGTTGACGCGGAGTCTGGCTTGTGGCTCCACCCTGATGGTCGACCGGTTTGCCCTCGAGCTCTCCTTCATGTACTGGCACGTGTGACGCATGGTCCAGCGCATGTTGGAAGAGGGGTGATGAATGATGTTATTCGCTCACAGTGGTTTGCTCCAGGCATTACTCAAGTTTCACAAACACTTGTGGATAGTTGTATGATATGTCAACAGACCAGAAAAAAGAATAGCACAGTGAAACATGACCACTTAGAACCCCCATCAGGTCCttttgtaaatatgcaaatagatTTTGTACATATGCCAAGCTCACAAGGCTTTAAATACTTGCTAGTCATAACCGAAAGGTTCTCGAAGTGGGTAGAAGCTTTTGCAACgaaaaaaagaagatgcaaGAACAGTTGTAAAGTGTCTGCTAAAAGAGGTAATCCCTAG
- the LOC121890518 gene encoding trichohyalin-like, translating to MAPIIPLKVYNDLHKGYNALYRQNKILCRQNQTVRRHNEALLQHNAVLRKDIQALHERLSDHYAGLCSHKDAPTNLDQGHHIEESTLCHEKMNREVRTWEAEKKTLLQDVEALKKRLEGFCRVEEEVNDPHSITELRHQVLKSQEKTDIVPCTTKKSTQGKCGSFRQNLEFWQGVEKETVHSDHRGVCHIIDKYESEREEKEARILTASKREKKLLEEVREMNQVLNTSIKEHEEEKEAMCQKMEALSSQIQELKEMLQMQKNKNEEMLFTVVEKERKLLQELEETKEMNHVCQFLMMEIKEQEEALRHSKDALQQETKELKKMLQIEKEKNEEMLLKMIEKEEALVQETEEAKEVTHVFQFLLQEVKEQEEAKHKKMHALQKEKEELQKMLEIEQVKNEEMRLKGCERESSEEAVELKDMKTPMRREEELCVQDSEESETDTELCHEV from the coding sequence ATGGCACCAATTATCCCTTTGAAAGTTTATAACGACCTCCACAAAGGCTACAATGCCCTCTACAGACAGAACAAGATCCTCTGCCGGCAAAACCAGACTGTGCGCCGACACAATGAAGCACTTCTCCAACACAACGCAGTGCTACGCAAAGACATCCAGGCCCTTCATGAAAGGCTGAGCGACCACTATGCTGGGCTGTGCAGCCATAAGGATGCTCCGACAAACCTGGATCAGGGACACCACATTGAGGAGAGCACTCTCTGCCATGAAAAGATGAACAGGGAAGTAAGGACTTgggaagcagagaaaaaaacccTGCTTCAGGATGTGGAGGCATTGAAGAAAAGATTGGAAGGATTTTgtagagtggaggaggaggttaaTGATCCACACAGCATTACTGAGCTGAGACATCAAGTGCTCAAGTCACAGGAAAAGACTGACATTGTCCCCTGTACAACAAAGAAGAGCACTCAAGGTAAGTGTGGTAGTTTCAGGCAGAATCTTGAGTTCTGGCAGGGGGTAGAAAAGGAGACTGTGCACTCAGACCATAGGGGTGTCTGTCATATCATTGACAAATATGAGtctgagagggaggagaaggaggctCGAATTCTCACAGCCTCTAAGAGGGAGAAAAAACTTTtggaggaggtgagagagaTGAACCAGGTGCTCAATACATCCATTAAAGagcatgaagaggagaaagaggctATGTGCCAAAAAATGGAAGCTCTCTCAAGCCAAATTCAGGAACTTAAAGAAATGCTCcagatgcagaaaaacaaaaatgaagagATGCTTTTCACAGTGgttgaaaaggagagaaaacttcTCCAAGAGCTAGAGGAAACCAAAGAGATGAACCATGTCTGTCAATTCTTAATGATGGAGATtaaagagcaggaggaggctCTGCGTCATAGTAAGGATGCCCTCCAGCAAGAAACCAAGGAGCTTAAGAAAATGCTCCAAATAGAAAAGGAGAAGAATGAAGAAATGCTTCTCAAAATGATTGAAAAGGAGGAAGCACTTGTCCAAGAGACTGAAGAAGCCAAAGAGGTGACCCatgtgtttcagtttttattacaggaggtgaaggagcaggaggaggccaagcacaaaaaaatgcatgccctccaaaaagaaaaagaggagctTCAGAAAATGCTTGAAATAGAACAGGTGAAGAATGAAGAGATGCGTCTCAAAGGATGTGAGAGGGAGAGTTCTGAGGAGGCGGTGGAGCtgaaagacatgaaaacaccaatgaggagggaggaagagctGTGTGTTCAAGACAGTGAGGAAAGTGAAACGG
- the LOC121890517 gene encoding sorting nexin-4-like isoform X1 — protein sequence MKASGEKRRMAEDGKEESVATDDDSDLTAADGTSSLNNTMVEEGSTLLRRMEICVAEAEKRSGKNAVNMQETFTVYLIETRPMDAVAEGRNPAPDSLWRRYSEFELLRNYLIVTYPYIVVPPLPEKRAEFVWHKLSADNMDPDFVERRRVGLENFLLRVASHPVLSNDKILYHFLTEEHGWKEVVYETGFQAKADSRLRALSATFRVRNPDKRFMEMKHYSDELQSHTSQLLRARARVADRLYGVYKVHGNYGRVFSEWSAIEREMGDGLQSAGHHMDAYAASIDDILEEEEHYADQMKEYLFYAEALRAVCRKHELTQFELEMASQDLISKKQQREELATGIVRTFSLKGMTNKLFGQEAPEQREARLKLLEELIAEAEDTVKEKTVECEEHVEKAWVDMQRFKEQKDKDLREALINYAVMQISMCKKGIQVWSNAKECFLKM from the exons ATGAAAG CAtcaggagagaagaggaggatggcGGAGGATGGGAAGGAAGAGTCAGTGGCTACTGACGACGATTCAGACCTCACAGCTGCAGACGGGACCAGCAGCCTAAACAACACG ATGGTGGAAGAGGGCTCCACACTCCTGCGCAGAATGGAGATCTGTGTAGCTGAGGCTGAGAAAAGGAGTGGCAAAAATGCAGTTAACATGCAGGAGACATTCACCGTGTACCTCATCGAAACCCG GCCAATGGATGCAGTTGCTGAAGGTCGTAACCCAGCCCCTGACTCTCTGTGGAGGAGATACAGTGAATTTGAGCTGCTACGGAACTACCTGATAGTTACCTATCCATACATTGTGGTGCCCCCTCTTCCTGAAAAGAGA GCAGAGTTCGTGTGGCACAAGCTGTCGGCAGACAACATGGACCCAGACTTTGTGGAGCGCCGCAGGGTCGGGTTGGAGAACTTTCTGCTTCGTGTAGCATCACATCCGGTCCTCTCCAATGACAAGATCCTCTACCACTTCCTCACTGAG GAACATGGCTGGAAGGAAGTGGTGTATGAGACAGGATTTCAGGCAAAG GCAGATTCCAGGCTGAGAGCTCTCAGCGCCACCTTCAGGGTGAGAAATCCAGATAA acGCTTCATGGAGATGAAACATTACAGCGATGAGCTTCAGTCTCACACATCTCAGCTGCTCCGAGCACGAGCA AGGGTTGCAGATCGACTTTATGGTGTTTACAAGGTCCATGGAAACTACGGGAGAGTCTTCAG TGAGTGGAGCGCCATAGAGAGGGAGATGGGAGATGGACTGCAAAGTGCTGGTCATCACATGGATGC ATATGCTGCCTCTATAGATGACATCTTAGAGGAAGAGGAACATTACGCAGACCAAATGAAAGAATATCTCTTCTATGCTGAAGCTCTGAG GGCAGTGTGCAGGAAACATGAGCTGACCCAGTTTGAGCTTGAGATGGCCTCCCAGGACCTCATCTCCAAGAAGCAGCAGCGTGAGGAGCTGGCTACAGGG ATTGTGCGGACGTTCTCCCTAAAAGGTATGACCAACAAGCTTTTTGGCCAGGAGGCGCCTGAGCAGAGAGAGGCCAGACTGAAGCTGCTGGAGGAGTTGATAGCAGAGGCTGAAGACACCGTCAAGGAGAAAACAGTCGAGTGCGA AGAGCATGTTGAAAAGGCATGGGTGGACATGCAGCGCTTTAAggagcagaaagacaaagaccTGCGGGAAGCCCTCATCAACTATGCTGTCATGCAAATCAGCATGTGCAAGAAG ggaATACAAGTGTGGAGCAATGCCAAAGAATGTTTCCTCAAGATGTAA
- the LOC121890517 gene encoding sorting nexin-4-like isoform X2, with product MRPGSPTASGEKRRMAEDGKEESVATDDDSDLTAADGTSSLNNTMVEEGSTLLRRMEICVAEAEKRSGKNAVNMQETFTVYLIETRPMDAVAEGRNPAPDSLWRRYSEFELLRNYLIVTYPYIVVPPLPEKRAEFVWHKLSADNMDPDFVERRRVGLENFLLRVASHPVLSNDKILYHFLTEEHGWKEVVYETGFQAKADSRLRALSATFRVRNPDKRFMEMKHYSDELQSHTSQLLRARARVADRLYGVYKVHGNYGRVFSEWSAIEREMGDGLQSAGHHMDAYAASIDDILEEEEHYADQMKEYLFYAEALRAVCRKHELTQFELEMASQDLISKKQQREELATGIVRTFSLKGMTNKLFGQEAPEQREARLKLLEELIAEAEDTVKEKTVECEEHVEKAWVDMQRFKEQKDKDLREALINYAVMQISMCKKGIQVWSNAKECFLKM from the exons ATGCGTCCTGGCTCCCCAACAGCAtcaggagagaagaggaggatggcGGAGGATGGGAAGGAAGAGTCAGTGGCTACTGACGACGATTCAGACCTCACAGCTGCAGACGGGACCAGCAGCCTAAACAACACG ATGGTGGAAGAGGGCTCCACACTCCTGCGCAGAATGGAGATCTGTGTAGCTGAGGCTGAGAAAAGGAGTGGCAAAAATGCAGTTAACATGCAGGAGACATTCACCGTGTACCTCATCGAAACCCG GCCAATGGATGCAGTTGCTGAAGGTCGTAACCCAGCCCCTGACTCTCTGTGGAGGAGATACAGTGAATTTGAGCTGCTACGGAACTACCTGATAGTTACCTATCCATACATTGTGGTGCCCCCTCTTCCTGAAAAGAGA GCAGAGTTCGTGTGGCACAAGCTGTCGGCAGACAACATGGACCCAGACTTTGTGGAGCGCCGCAGGGTCGGGTTGGAGAACTTTCTGCTTCGTGTAGCATCACATCCGGTCCTCTCCAATGACAAGATCCTCTACCACTTCCTCACTGAG GAACATGGCTGGAAGGAAGTGGTGTATGAGACAGGATTTCAGGCAAAG GCAGATTCCAGGCTGAGAGCTCTCAGCGCCACCTTCAGGGTGAGAAATCCAGATAA acGCTTCATGGAGATGAAACATTACAGCGATGAGCTTCAGTCTCACACATCTCAGCTGCTCCGAGCACGAGCA AGGGTTGCAGATCGACTTTATGGTGTTTACAAGGTCCATGGAAACTACGGGAGAGTCTTCAG TGAGTGGAGCGCCATAGAGAGGGAGATGGGAGATGGACTGCAAAGTGCTGGTCATCACATGGATGC ATATGCTGCCTCTATAGATGACATCTTAGAGGAAGAGGAACATTACGCAGACCAAATGAAAGAATATCTCTTCTATGCTGAAGCTCTGAG GGCAGTGTGCAGGAAACATGAGCTGACCCAGTTTGAGCTTGAGATGGCCTCCCAGGACCTCATCTCCAAGAAGCAGCAGCGTGAGGAGCTGGCTACAGGG ATTGTGCGGACGTTCTCCCTAAAAGGTATGACCAACAAGCTTTTTGGCCAGGAGGCGCCTGAGCAGAGAGAGGCCAGACTGAAGCTGCTGGAGGAGTTGATAGCAGAGGCTGAAGACACCGTCAAGGAGAAAACAGTCGAGTGCGA AGAGCATGTTGAAAAGGCATGGGTGGACATGCAGCGCTTTAAggagcagaaagacaaagaccTGCGGGAAGCCCTCATCAACTATGCTGTCATGCAAATCAGCATGTGCAAGAAG ggaATACAAGTGTGGAGCAATGCCAAAGAATGTTTCCTCAAGATGTAA